GaacacacacatacatataaatatatatctaACAGGTTTAACATTTAATTTGGAGCTGGCTTGCTCTATAACAAAAGGGTAAACTAAATAGAGGAAGATTTAATTGAAACAATGTCCAAACAGTGTTCCACATCCAAATCAAACAAAAGGGTGGGGTGCTAATTATGGAAGAAACTTCAAATTAGAAGGCATTGGTGGGGTTGGATTATGAAGACTGGACATGCTTTTCAGGGAATGTAATATAAGGAATTGGGAAGCTTAAATGTTCTCATGGCACTAGGAAATCCCAAGAGGCTGGGCCACTGTGATCCAACCATTCCCCATAGACGATAGCCCTCATTGATCAACTTCTTCCTCTGCTCTGCTTTGTACTCTTGCACTGTCATGCCATTGTCCTCATCTTTCCTATTATAAACACATAGTTACTGAATTAATGACTAATCTTGAGATAaatagaaagggaaaagaagagaattgagaaaattaagaatctaaatttttatttaacaaAGTGAAAGGATAGAATTTTACCAACCTTAGTATGAGACCAGACCACCCTGTGAAACCAACCTTAAAGAGGTTGTCAGTTGTGGGATCCCTGAGGTGCTCTCCTCTTGAAGAGATTAAGAAGATCTTCAACCCTTTCCCTTTTATCTCTTTGAAGAGGTTCATTGTGTGCTCAAGAGCTGGAGCATTCCTCTCCCACACCCATTTTTCAAAGGAGGCAATGTTAAACTTCTCCCCTCTGAACAAAATGTCTAACCAAAGTCAGTAGCAATATGCTTAATAAAACCATCTTCATTTTTGTATTAATCCTAAGAATTGCTCAATAAGCATGGTTTTAGAAATTGGATCGGAATCGGCTGACATCGATCTCAATTAATGCCAATTGCTACAATCTATTTTGGAATTGGCATGAAT
The nucleotide sequence above comes from Telopea speciosissima isolate NSW1024214 ecotype Mountain lineage chromosome 3, Tspe_v1, whole genome shotgun sequence. Encoded proteins:
- the LOC122656740 gene encoding acid phosphatase 1-like, with product MGRNLGFLLCFCSFFVGLAVADWNIWNQRIEKNTNELKITLKNYCEAWRINVELHNIRNFETVPEECTDYIGKYMSSTQFKVDSEKALEESTIYLSSTFKLTGDGKDAWVFDVDDTLLSTVPYFKKHCNGGEKFNIASFEKWVWERNAPALEHTMNLFKEIKGKGLKIFLISSRGEHLRDPTTDNLFKVGFTGWSGLILRKDEDNGMTVQEYKAEQRKKLINEGYRLWGMVGSQWPSLLGFPSAMRTFKLPNSLYYIP